AACATAATTACATTTGGTTCAATTACAATGTTTATAAAGGGCATAAACCATTAATACGGTTATTATCACAGGCATTAAAACTGCAAATTAGGGCTAACCCATTCTTATTTGCGGTATATAGCTATTTTAAGTATATTGCTGCGAAAATGCTTAATGTTGCCATAAAAATGCTCATATGAAAAGAAGAAAGTTCCTCATTTTCCACACAATGAAAAAACCCGTGATATCAACTAATGTCGGGGGTATTCCGGAGATTATTGAAAATGGTTTTTCAGGATTGCTTATACCCCCAAATGATCCTAAAGCGATTGAAAACGCCGTGCTGGATCTGCTGTTTGACAAAGAGAAAGCCCGAGATATAGGCAAAAACGCGCTGGAGGTGTCCAGAAAGATATCTGTTCAGGACATGGCGTCAAGTGCAGAATATATAAATGAATAAGAAAAAAGTGCTGGTTTTCTATTATGGGGGGGTTTATGGAGGCGTTAATGCGTTCATTGATGCTTTCACTTCCATGATAAGCGAGAAGTATTCGTATAAAACGATATCTTTGAGGTCGTTGCAGGGAGAAGGGCCCCGAAAGAACAATCCTCTTTTGAAAAGCAGGGTTGTATCGATGTTTAATGCATTTTCAAGACTATTTTTGAATATTCGAAGTCAGGAATATGACATTATTGTTTCAAACGAACTAACAACAGCCGTATTTTGTTGTATCATTAAGGTCTTCCGTAAAAATATAAGGCACGTATGCGTCGTTCATTGTAACTACAAAGATATCCCCATCGGCTTCGCGTGGAGATCCGTCATCCAGGCATTCAAAAAAGTATTGATAAAGAATACCGACAAATTTGTTTGCGTATCAAAATTTGTCGCGCAGACGATAAGTGATTACGGGGTT
This sequence is a window from Candidatus Saganbacteria bacterium. Protein-coding genes within it:
- a CDS encoding glycosyltransferase, producing MKRRKFLIFHTMKKPVISTNVGGIPEIIENGFSGLLIPPNDPKAIENAVLDLLFDKEKARDIGKNALEVSRKISVQDMASSAEYINE